Proteins encoded within one genomic window of Argiope bruennichi chromosome 7, qqArgBrue1.1, whole genome shotgun sequence:
- the LOC129976147 gene encoding serine/threonine-protein kinase Doa-like isoform X2: MGTKKSTCLLDTLSDKCIMQACTNFLRGFSSRVRVEDSETSCINVSTSDTVYDNLADEMREVLSSRERQPINDLSPAPADETHSRQASVEDDEDGHLVYRSGDILQDRYKILSTLGEGTFGKVVKVIDLNNEDPDNRAAIKIIKNVEKYRDAAKLEINVLEKLADVDPECKHLCVKMLDWFDYHGHVCIVFELLGRSVFDFLKNNNYFPYPLDQVRHMGYQLCYAVKFLHDFQLTHTDLKPENILFEDSSSELVYNKKKRRNVRQVINSNIRLIDFGSATFDHEHHSTIVSTRHYRAPEVILELGWSQPCDVWSIGCILFEMYLGITLFQTHDNREHLAMMERILGPLPYRMCRKTKTKYFYHGRLDWDHKSSAGRYVRENCKSLKRYIPVDDEDHRVLYELISRMLEYEPSQRITLAEALDHPFFEKLPAEQKLHKLNQQKEGSKERSHSLSR; this comes from the exons ATGGGGACAAAGAAATCTACTTGCTTACTGGATACTTTGTCTGATAAATGCATTATGCAAGCGTGTACAAATTTCTTGCGTGGATTTTCTTCTCGTGTACGAGTAGAAGATAGTGAAACAAGCTGTATTAATGTATCAACGAGTGATACAGTTTATGATAATCTAGCAGATGAAATGCGGGAGGTCCTTTCATCCAGGGAACGCCAACCTATAAATGACTTG TCCCCAGCGCCAGCGGATGAAACTCACTCCCGACAAGCAAGCGTGGAAGATGATGAGGATGGACACCTAGTGTATAGGAGCGGGGACATACTTCAGGATCGAT atAAAATTCTTTCCACTCTTGGTGAAGGAACTTTTGGAAAAGTTGTGAAAGTTATTGATTTGAATAA tgaggATCCAGACAATAGAGcagctattaaaattattaaaaatgttgagaAATACAGAGATGCTGCTAAATTGGAAATCAATGTTTTGGAAAAGTTAGCAGATGTAGACCCTGAATGCAAAca tttatGTGTAAAAATGTTGGACTGGTTCGACTATCATGGCCATGTGTGCATTGTTTTTGAGCTTCTTGGACGAAGTGTATTTGACTTCCTG aaaaataataattatttccctTATCCTTTGGACCAAGTTAGGCATATGGGTTATCAACTTTGTTATGCTGTTAAAT TTCTTCATGACTTCCAGCTTACGCATACTGATCTTAAACCAGAAAATATCCTCTTTGAAGATTCTTCATCAGAATTAGTATACAATAAGAAAAAG agaAGAAATGTGCGCCAGGTGATTAATTCCAATATCAGATTAATTGATTTTGGGTCCGCTACTTTTGATCATGAACATCATAGCACAATTGTGTCTACTAGACATTACAGAGCTCCTGAAGTTATATTAGAACTTGGGTGGTCTCAGCCATGTGATGTATGGAGCATAGGATGTATTTTGTTTGAGATGTATCTTGGAATTACTCTTTTTCAG acacATGATAACAGAGAGCATCTTGCTATGATGGAAAGAATTTTAGGACCTCTGCCTTATCGAATGTGCCGTAAAACTAA gacaaaatatttctatcatgGAAGGCTTGATTGGGATCACAAGAGTTCAGCTGGTCGATATGTTAGAGAAAACTGCAAATCCTTGAag AGGTACATACCAGTTGATGATGAAGATCACAGGGTTTTGTATGAACTGATTTCTAGAATGTTAGAATATGAACCTTCTCAGAGAATTACTCTAGCAGAAGCATTGGACCatcctttctttgaaaaattgccaGCAGAACAGAAATTGCACAAATTGAATCAGCAAAAGGAAGGCAGTAAGGAGCGATCTCATAGTCTGAGCAGATGA
- the LOC129976147 gene encoding serine/threonine-protein kinase Doa-like isoform X3 has protein sequence MTIGIILNFCLINKTNKSKSPAPADETHSRQASVEDDEDGHLVYRSGDILQDRYKILSTLGEGTFGKVVKVIDLNNEDPDNRAAIKIIKNVEKYRDAAKLEINVLEKLADVDPECKHLCVKMLDWFDYHGHVCIVFELLGRSVFDFLKNNNYFPYPLDQVRHMGYQLCYAVKFLHDFQLTHTDLKPENILFEDSSSELVYNKKKRRNVRQVINSNIRLIDFGSATFDHEHHSTIVSTRHYRAPEVILELGWSQPCDVWSIGCILFEMYLGITLFQTHDNREHLAMMERILGPLPYRMCRKTKTKYFYHGRLDWDHKSSAGRYVRENCKSLKRYIPVDDEDHRVLYELISRMLEYEPSQRITLAEALDHPFFEKLPAEQKLHKLNQQKEGSKERSHSLSR, from the exons ATGACAAtaggaataatattaaatttctgctTAATAAACAAAACGAATAAGTCTAag TCCCCAGCGCCAGCGGATGAAACTCACTCCCGACAAGCAAGCGTGGAAGATGATGAGGATGGACACCTAGTGTATAGGAGCGGGGACATACTTCAGGATCGAT atAAAATTCTTTCCACTCTTGGTGAAGGAACTTTTGGAAAAGTTGTGAAAGTTATTGATTTGAATAA tgaggATCCAGACAATAGAGcagctattaaaattattaaaaatgttgagaAATACAGAGATGCTGCTAAATTGGAAATCAATGTTTTGGAAAAGTTAGCAGATGTAGACCCTGAATGCAAAca tttatGTGTAAAAATGTTGGACTGGTTCGACTATCATGGCCATGTGTGCATTGTTTTTGAGCTTCTTGGACGAAGTGTATTTGACTTCCTG aaaaataataattatttccctTATCCTTTGGACCAAGTTAGGCATATGGGTTATCAACTTTGTTATGCTGTTAAAT TTCTTCATGACTTCCAGCTTACGCATACTGATCTTAAACCAGAAAATATCCTCTTTGAAGATTCTTCATCAGAATTAGTATACAATAAGAAAAAG agaAGAAATGTGCGCCAGGTGATTAATTCCAATATCAGATTAATTGATTTTGGGTCCGCTACTTTTGATCATGAACATCATAGCACAATTGTGTCTACTAGACATTACAGAGCTCCTGAAGTTATATTAGAACTTGGGTGGTCTCAGCCATGTGATGTATGGAGCATAGGATGTATTTTGTTTGAGATGTATCTTGGAATTACTCTTTTTCAG acacATGATAACAGAGAGCATCTTGCTATGATGGAAAGAATTTTAGGACCTCTGCCTTATCGAATGTGCCGTAAAACTAA gacaaaatatttctatcatgGAAGGCTTGATTGGGATCACAAGAGTTCAGCTGGTCGATATGTTAGAGAAAACTGCAAATCCTTGAag AGGTACATACCAGTTGATGATGAAGATCACAGGGTTTTGTATGAACTGATTTCTAGAATGTTAGAATATGAACCTTCTCAGAGAATTACTCTAGCAGAAGCATTGGACCatcctttctttgaaaaattgccaGCAGAACAGAAATTGCACAAATTGAATCAGCAAAAGGAAGGCAGTAAGGAGCGATCTCATAGTCTGAGCAGATGA